In one window of Canis lupus baileyi chromosome 12, mCanLup2.hap1, whole genome shotgun sequence DNA:
- the RNF181 gene encoding E3 ubiquitin-protein ligase RNF181: protein MASYFDEHDCEPLDSEQEARTSMLLELARSLFNRMDFEDLGLVVDWDHHLPPPAAKAVVENLPRTVIRSSQAELKCPVCLLEFEEEETAIEMPCRHLFHSNCILPWLSKTNSCPLCRHELPTDDDAYEEHRRDKARKQQQKHRLENLHGAMYT from the exons ATGGCGTCCTATTTCGATGAGCACGACTGCGAGCCGCTGGATTCCGAGCAGGAGGCCCGAACCAGTATGTTGCTGGAGCTCGCAAG GTCACTTTTCAATAGGATGGACTTTGAAGACTTGGGGTTGGTAGTAGATTGGGATCATCATCTGCCTCCACCTGCTGCCAAGGCTGTGGTTGAGAACCTTCCCAGGACAGTCATCAGGAGCTCTCAGGCTG AGCTCAAGTGCCCCGTGTGTCTTTTGGAATTTGAGGAGGAGGAGACTGCCATTGAGATGCCTTGCCGTCACCTCTTCCATTCCAACTGCATTCTACCCTGGCTAAGCAAG ACAAATTCCTGCCCCCTGTGCCGCCATGAGCTGCCCACTGATGATGACGCTTATGAGGAGCACAGACGAGATAAG GCTCGCAAGCAGCAGCAAAAGCACCGGCTTGAGAACCTCCACGGAGCCATGTACACATGA
- the VAMP8 gene encoding vesicle-associated membrane protein 8 has protein sequence MEEASGGVGNDRVRNLQSEVEGVKNIMTQNVERILARGENLDHLRNKTEDLEATSEHFKTTSQKVARKFWWKNVKMIVLICVIVFIIILFIVLFATHAIPT, from the exons ATG GAGGAGGCCAGTGGAGGTGTTGGAAATGATCGTGTGCGGAACCTGCAGAGTGAGGTGGAGGGAGTCAAGAATATTATGACCCAGAATGTGGAGCGGATCTTGGCCCGAGGAGAAAACCTGGACCATCTCCGCAACAAGACAGAGGATCTGGAAGCCACA TCGGAGCACTTCAAGACCACATCACAGAAGGTGGCTCGGAAGTTCTGGTGGAAGAACGTGAAGATGATTGTCCTCATCTGTGTGATTGTTTTTATCATCATCCTCTTCATCGTGCTTTTCGCCACCCATGCCATCCCCACATAG
- the VAMP5 gene encoding vesicle-associated membrane protein 5 produces MAGKELERCQRQADEVTEIMLNNFDKVLERDGKLAELELRSDQLLDMSSAFSKTTKNLAQKKRWENVRCRIYLGLVVGIGLLIILIVLLVIFLPWSSGDSSAPHAQDAGAASGPGG; encoded by the exons ATG GCAGGGAAAGAGTTGGAACGATGCCAGCGGCAGGCGGATGAGGTGACAGAAATCATGCTCAACAACTTCGACAAGGTCCTGGAGCGCGATGGGAAACTGGCCGAGCTGGAGCTGCGTTCAGACCAACTGCTGGACATG AGCTCAGCCTTCAGCAAGACAACCAAAAACCTGGCCCAGAAGAAGCGCTGGGAGAATGTCCGTTGCCGGATCTACTTGGGGCTGGTGGTGGGCATTGGCCTGCTCATCATCCTGATTGTGCTACTGGTCATCTTTCTCCCGTGGAGCAGTGGGGACAGCAGTGCTCCACATGCCCAGGACGCCGGCGCTGCCTCAGGGCCTGGGGGCTGA